The genomic interval TGCCTCGGATATACATCGTGGCATTGGCATGCTCAAGCAAAGCAGTGTGCCCCACTTCCATGATGTGGCGCAGATACGCAGCATTGGAAGCAGTTCGAGGGTTCGGCTTATCAAAAGTTTCGTAGCAGGCACGACCCGCAAACTCGACGAGTGCTTCCGCGCCCTCAACATCAGTTGACCACTCAACATCAGCGGGTGGAGTAAAAGAACTGCACGCTATCAACTCCACGCTCAATTTAACTTGTTCGGCCACAGCCTTTAAACGCTCCTTTTAAAAAATTCCACCCGCTGCTGAAATGAGCCTTTACAGGCCTAGGTAATGCTCAAGTCCTACGACTAGGCCTGGGTGCTGTGCAATGTTGCGCACACCCACCAAGACACCTGGTGCAAATGAGTTGCGATCATAGGAGTCCTGCTTGATGGTCAAGGTCTGACCCTGGGTGCCAAAGATAACTTGCTCGTGAGCAACCATGCCGGACATGCGGACTGCATGAACCGGGATTCCATCTACGCTTGCGCCACGGGAACCCTCAAGTGCCTGCTCGGTCGCATCTGGCTGTGCGTCCATGCCTGCTTCTTTGCGTGCCGCAGCAATGCCCTGAGCAGTGTGGATCGCGGTGCCTGAAGGTGCATCCAGCTTGTTGGGGTGGTGCAGCTCAATAACTTCAGCTGATTCGAAGAAGCGGGCAGCCTGCTTGGAAAAGACCATGGTCAACACCGCAGAGATAGCAAAGTTAGGTGCGATCAGAACACCGACATTGTCTTTTCCTTCAAGCCAGTCGCGAACCTGCTCCAAACGAGCATCATCGAAGCCCGTGGTTCCAACAACCGCAGAAATGCCGTTGTTGATGCAGAACTCCAGGTTGCCCATCACAGCGTTAGGAGTGGTGAAGTCAACGACAACTTCAGCGCCGTTGTCTACCAGAAGGCTCAAATCATCGTCGACGCCGATCTCTGCAACAAGCTCCAGATCGTCGGACTCATTGACTGCTGCCACAATAGTTTGACCAACACGGCCTTTGGCTCCGAGAACGCCAACCTTGATTCCCATTATGCTCCTTCATTTTCGTGGGGCGAAGAGTTTTTCAAACGCCCACCAGTCTAGACGTACCCGTTCAGAAGGTGCTGATATCCATACCTAACTGACCGTTTTGGTCTGTGTTGTTAACGATTGTTCATCAGTTTGTTCCGTTCTAGGGATTAATCACACAGGTGGAACTATGTTTGAAATATGAGACTTAAGTTGCCCTTCACCGCCCGTTCCGCAGGTAGTTCCTTGGCGCTTGTGGTTTCCGCCTCTTTACTTTTAAGTGCTTGTGATGGAAGCGGCTCAACGCCTACAACCTCTGCTAGTCCTGCTCCAGTTGTGACAGAAACTGAAACCGCTAACCCGGTCACCACAACTCGCACGCCTTCAGATGCTGCCCCGTCGCCTACCACTTCAGAGCCCACTGGTTCAGAGTCCACCAACTCCCCTTCCCCCACTGCTTTGCCGCCGTTGGGTTCCCCGTCGATGGATCAGAAGCAGCAGGCTCAAGTTGGTGACTCCGATATGTCGATCGCTGGCATCCGCGTTGCCGAGCACGAAACGTTCACACGAGTTGTTTTTGATATCGCCGGTAATGGCCAACCTGGTTGGTGGGTCGATTGGGCCACTGATCCAATTCAGCAGGCGTCAGGTCTTCCAGTTGAGATGGCTGGTGATTCCTTCCTCAACGTCAATATTCAAGGCACTGGATATCCTGATCAGGTTGTCGTTCCAGGTATCGATACCGGATCATATCCTGGTGCAGGCATTGTTGAAGACATCAACTTCACCAGTATTTTTGAAGCCCGTTCCCAAGTTCTCATTGGTGTATCTGGTCAACCCCGAAATTACTCGGTCTCATTGCTGCAGGAACCAACCAGGCTTGTGGTGGACATCGTTCACTAGCGCTGGAACGCCGTCAACTACAGATAGAAAAATGTGGCGCTAAAACCTCGCAATAAGGTTTTAGCGCCACATTTATTTTTAGCCCGATCTAGCCCGATCTAGCCAGAACTAATTAGTCCTCTTCAACAACTGGGACCAAGGAGATCTTGCCGCGGTTGTCGATGTCAGCGATTTCGACCTGAATCTTCTCGCCAACCTTCACCACATCGTCGACCTTTTCTACTCGCTTGCCGTTACCCAGCTTGGAGATGTGAACAAGGCCGTCGCGGCCTGGGAGCAAGGAAACGAATGCTCCGAATGCGGTGGTCTTGACGACGGTTCCGAGGAAGCGCTCGCCAACCTTTGGCAGCTGTGGGTTCGCCAGAGCGTTGATCTTTTCGATCGCCGCTTCAGCAGATGCGCCGTCAGCTGCAGAGATGAACACGGTGCCGTCATCTTCGATGGAGATGTTTGCGCCGGTCTCTTCGGTAAGAGCGTTGATGTTCTTACCCTTTGGTCCGATCAGCTCACCGATCTTTGCCACTGGGATCTTCACGGTGGTGATGCGAGGAGCGAACTTGCTCATCTCATCAGGTCCGTTGATGACATCAGCCATGGTGTTCAGGATGGTCAGTCGGGCATCGCGTGCCTGCTCAAGCGCATCGGAGAGCACCTTGGAAGGAATGCCGTCCAGCTTGGTGTCCAGCTGAAGTGCGGTGATGAAGTCTGCGGTGCCGGCAACCTTGAAGTCCATGTCGCCGAATGCGTCTTCTGCGCCGAGGATGTCGGTCAGTGCAACGTACTCGGTCTTGCCGTCGATTTCACCGGAAACAAGTCCCATGGCGATACCTGCAACAGGTGCCTTCAGTGGAACACCAGCGTTGTACAGGGACAGAGTGGATGCACAGACAGAGCCCATGGAGGTGGAGCCGTTGGAGCCCAGAGCTTCAGAGACCTGACGGATTGCGTATGGGAATTCCTCACGGGATGGGATTACTGGCAAAACTGCGCGTTCTGCAAGTGCACCGTGGCCGATTTCGCGGCGCTTTGGTGAGCCCACACGTCCGGTTTCACCGGTGGAGTATGGAGGGAAGTTGTAGTGGTGCATGTAGCGCTTCGCATCGCCTGGTGCCAGGGAGTCGATTTGCTGTTCCATCTTGAGCATGTCCAGGGTGGTGACACCAAGGATCTGGGTCTCGCCACGCTCGAAGAGGGAGGAACCGTGCGCACGTGGGATGAGCTCAACTTCTACTGCCAGGTCACGGATGTCGGTGACTCCGCGGCCGTCGATGCGGAAGTGATCGGTGAGGATCATGCGGCGCACGATGGCCTTCATGACAGCGTTGTATCCTGCACGGATTTCCTTGGACGCTTCAGCTGCTGAGCTGTAGGAAGCCTCGAACTTTGGAAGCAGTTCGGCTTCGATTTCTTCCATGTAGGCGTTGGTAGCGTCGTCGCGCTCTTGCTTTGCCTTCAGGGTCAGCAAAGAAGCTAGCTTCTTGGATACCTTGCGCTCCACTGCGGAGTACACCTCGTCGGTGTATGGAGGGAACAGTGGGAATTCCTTGGCTGCGTTTCCAACGCGCTGTGCCAGACCTTCCTGTGCGCGGCACAGGATGTCGATGAATGGCTTAGCTGCTTCAAGGCCGTCGGAGACGATCTTTTCGGTTGGTGCTGGTGCACCGTCCTTGACGCGGTTGACAACGTTTTCGGAAGCGCCAGCTTCCACCATCATCACTGCGACGTCGGAGAAGGTCTTGTTGCCGCGCTTGCGCTCGACGAGGCGACCAGCCACAACGATTTCAAATACGGACTGCTCATGTTGAGCGTGGGTTGGGAATGCAACCCATTGGCCTTCTGGGTGCTTTTCATCAACAACCAGTGCCATGCGAACGCCACCGACAGCGCCGGAGACAGGAAGTCCGGAGATGCGGGTTGCTGCGGAAGCTCCGTTGATTGCTACGACATCGTAGTAATCCTCAGGGTTCATGGACATGACGGTGACAACGATCTGAACCTCATTGCGCAGGCCCTTAACAAAGGTTGGGCGCAGTGGGCGGTCGATGAG from Corynebacterium glutamicum ATCC 13032 carries:
- a CDS encoding polyribonucleotide nucleotidyltransferase, with translation MSDVKYFEDTEFGLIEAVATIDNGDFGTRTIRFETGQLARQADGAVTTYLDDDTMLLATTTASNQPREGFDFFPLTVDVEERMYAAGRIPGSFFRREGRPSTEAILACRLIDRPLRPTFVKGLRNEVQIVVTVMSMNPEDYYDVVAINGASAATRISGLPVSGAVGGVRMALVVDEKHPEGQWVAFPTHAQHEQSVFEIVVAGRLVERKRGNKTFSDVAVMMVEAGASENVVNRVKDGAPAPTEKIVSDGLEAAKPFIDILCRAQEGLAQRVGNAAKEFPLFPPYTDEVYSAVERKVSKKLASLLTLKAKQERDDATNAYMEEIEAELLPKFEASYSSAAEASKEIRAGYNAVMKAIVRRMILTDHFRIDGRGVTDIRDLAVEVELIPRAHGSSLFERGETQILGVTTLDMLKMEQQIDSLAPGDAKRYMHHYNFPPYSTGETGRVGSPKRREIGHGALAERAVLPVIPSREEFPYAIRQVSEALGSNGSTSMGSVCASTLSLYNAGVPLKAPVAGIAMGLVSGEIDGKTEYVALTDILGAEDAFGDMDFKVAGTADFITALQLDTKLDGIPSKVLSDALEQARDARLTILNTMADVINGPDEMSKFAPRITTVKIPVAKIGELIGPKGKNINALTEETGANISIEDDGTVFISAADGASAEAAIEKINALANPQLPKVGERFLGTVVKTTAFGAFVSLLPGRDGLVHISKLGNGKRVEKVDDVVKVGEKIQVEIADIDNRGKISLVPVVEED
- a CDS encoding AMIN-like domain-containing (lipo)protein, which gives rise to MRLKLPFTARSAGSSLALVVSASLLLSACDGSGSTPTTSASPAPVVTETETANPVTTTRTPSDAAPSPTTSEPTGSESTNSPSPTALPPLGSPSMDQKQQAQVGDSDMSIAGIRVAEHETFTRVVFDIAGNGQPGWWVDWATDPIQQASGLPVEMAGDSFLNVNIQGTGYPDQVVVPGIDTGSYPGAGIVEDINFTSIFEARSQVLIGVSGQPRNYSVSLLQEPTRLVVDIVH
- the dapB gene encoding 4-hydroxy-tetrahydrodipicolinate reductase, giving the protein MGIKVGVLGAKGRVGQTIVAAVNESDDLELVAEIGVDDDLSLLVDNGAEVVVDFTTPNAVMGNLEFCINNGISAVVGTTGFDDARLEQVRDWLEGKDNVGVLIAPNFAISAVLTMVFSKQAARFFESAEVIELHHPNKLDAPSGTAIHTAQGIAAARKEAGMDAQPDATEQALEGSRGASVDGIPVHAVRMSGMVAHEQVIFGTQGQTLTIKQDSYDRNSFAPGVLVGVRNIAQHPGLVVGLEHYLGL